Proteins co-encoded in one Erwinia sp. genomic window:
- the yhdY gene encoding Inner membrane amino-acid ABC transporter permease protein YhdY (ID:JIFNMEKO_00007;~source:Prodigal:2.6) has product MIKPFSPQTAPSTAPAIRVLWWIRRNLFSSWTNSILTLVCLWIIFSVLPPALNWLLFQANWLGTTKADCTKEGACWVFIHARFGQFMYGLYPHELRWRINIALVITIISVIPLFTKRFTHRGRYLAAWAVLFPLIIWILLYGGFLGLERVETRQWGGLTLTLIIAAVGIAGALPLGILLALGRQSTLPVVRALSVIFIEFWRGVPLITVLFMSSVMLPLFMSEGSNIDKLIRALVGVVLFQSAYVAEVVRGGLQALPKGQYEAAQSLALGYWKTQGLVILPQALKLVIPGLVNTIIALFKDTSLVIIIGLFDLFSSVQQATVDPDWLGVSTEGYVFAALVYWIFCFSMSRYSQHLEKRFHTGRTSR; this is encoded by the coding sequence ATGATAAAACCATTCTCTCCCCAGACAGCGCCATCCACAGCACCCGCGATCCGTGTGTTGTGGTGGATAAGACGAAACCTGTTTTCCAGCTGGACCAATAGCATCCTGACCCTCGTCTGCCTGTGGATCATTTTTTCTGTACTGCCTCCGGCGCTCAACTGGTTGCTCTTCCAGGCTAACTGGCTCGGCACCACCAAAGCAGATTGTACAAAAGAGGGTGCCTGCTGGGTGTTCATACACGCCCGTTTTGGTCAGTTTATGTATGGACTTTATCCTCACGAATTACGCTGGCGCATCAATATTGCTCTGGTGATTACCATCATTTCTGTAATTCCTCTATTTACTAAACGTTTTACTCACCGCGGTCGTTACCTTGCAGCGTGGGCAGTACTTTTCCCACTTATTATCTGGATTCTATTATATGGCGGTTTCCTCGGTCTGGAACGTGTGGAAACTCGTCAGTGGGGAGGTCTGACTCTAACGCTAATTATCGCTGCAGTGGGTATAGCCGGAGCTTTACCGCTGGGAATACTACTGGCTCTCGGCAGGCAGTCAACATTACCTGTTGTACGTGCTCTCTCTGTCATTTTCATTGAATTCTGGCGCGGTGTTCCCCTTATTACCGTGCTATTCATGTCTTCAGTAATGTTGCCACTCTTCATGTCTGAAGGGAGCAACATCGACAAACTAATCCGGGCGCTGGTCGGGGTTGTTCTGTTTCAGTCCGCGTATGTTGCTGAAGTCGTACGCGGCGGTCTGCAGGCGTTGCCGAAAGGGCAATATGAAGCGGCACAGTCACTAGCATTGGGTTACTGGAAAACACAAGGCTTGGTGATTCTACCCCAGGCTTTAAAATTGGTTATTCCAGGTTTGGTTAACACCATCATCGCCCTTTTCAAAGATACCAGTCTGGTGATTATCATCGGGTTGTTTGATCTTTTCAGCAGTGTGCAACAAGCCACTGTTGATCCCGACTGGTTAGGCGTGTCGACCGAGGGCTATGTCTTTGCTGCCCTGGTTTACTGGATTTTCTGTTTCAGCATGTCGCGCTACAGCCAGCATTTGGAAAAGCGCTTTCATACCGGACGCACTTCACGTTAA
- the yhdW gene encoding Putative amino-acid ABC transporter-binding protein YhdW (ID:JIFNMEKO_00009;~source:Prodigal:2.6), translated as MKKIMLSTLVTATALFGIVNHAHAGATLDSIKKKGFVQCGISDGLPGFSYADASGKFSGIDVDVCRATAAAIFGDASKVKYTPLTAKERFTALQSGEVDILSRNTTWTSSRDGGMGFIFAGVNYYDGIGFLTHKKAGLKSAKELDGATVCIQAGTDTELNVADYFKANKMQYTPVTFDRSDESAKALDSGRCDTLSSDQSQLYALRIKLGKPDDFIVLPEVISKEPLGPVVRRGDDDWFTIVKWSLFAMLNAEEMGITSANIDQMAAKPSTPDMAHLLGAEGDFGKDLKLDNKWAYNIIKQVGNYQEVFDRNVGKDSPLKIARGQNALWNQGGIQYAPPVR; from the coding sequence ATGAAAAAAATAATGCTCTCCACTCTGGTTACTGCAACCGCACTGTTTGGTATCGTTAATCACGCCCATGCCGGTGCTACGCTCGACAGCATCAAGAAAAAAGGCTTTGTACAATGTGGTATTAGTGACGGCTTGCCTGGCTTCTCTTATGCTGATGCCAGCGGTAAATTCAGTGGTATTGATGTCGATGTATGCCGTGCCACTGCTGCGGCCATTTTTGGTGATGCATCTAAAGTGAAGTACACTCCACTCACCGCAAAAGAGCGCTTCACTGCCTTACAGTCCGGTGAAGTTGATATTCTTTCGCGTAATACCACCTGGACTTCCTCGCGGGATGGCGGTATGGGCTTTATCTTCGCTGGTGTGAACTACTATGACGGTATCGGATTCCTGACTCATAAAAAAGCCGGTCTGAAAAGCGCCAAAGAGCTGGATGGCGCCACTGTCTGTATCCAGGCAGGTACTGATACGGAACTGAATGTCGCTGATTACTTCAAAGCGAATAAAATGCAATATACCCCGGTTACATTCGACCGCTCAGATGAATCAGCAAAAGCACTCGACAGTGGACGCTGCGATACTCTCTCTTCCGATCAGTCACAACTTTATGCACTACGTATCAAACTGGGCAAACCAGATGACTTCATTGTTCTTCCCGAAGTTATCTCCAAAGAACCTCTGGGGCCAGTGGTGCGTCGTGGTGATGATGACTGGTTCACCATCGTGAAATGGTCACTCTTCGCAATGCTGAATGCTGAAGAAATGGGCATCACTTCCGCTAACATTGACCAGATGGCAGCGAAACCAAGCACACCTGATATGGCACACCTGCTGGGTGCCGAGGGTGACTTCGGTAAAGATCTGAAGCTCGATAATAAATGGGCTTATAACATCATCAAACAAGTTGGTAATTATCAGGAAGTCTTTGATCGTAACGTAGGTAAAGACAGTCCGTTGAAAATTGCCCGTGGCCAGAATGCATTGTGGAACCAGGGTGGTATTCAGTACGCACCACCAGTACGTTAA
- the glnM_1 gene encoding putative glutamine ABC transporter permease protein GlnM (ID:JIFNMEKO_00008;~source:Prodigal:2.6), producing MSQRPRVEKDFSLSNPATRAWIYQIIAIVIVLAACGYLIHNVITNLNSRGITSGFAFLDRKAGFGIVQHLIDDDEGDTYARVFLVGLTNTLLVSVLCIIFASLLGFFIALARLSDNWLLKKASGIYIEIFRNIPPLLQIFFWYFAVLRNLPGPREAAGAFDAIFISNRGLYLPWPEYVPGTWPTVIAVLLALAGSVAVSRFNRQYQLKTGTHRRTWPIVLALFIGLPGLALCCFGPAMHWNIPALRGFNFRGGVVLIPELAALTLALSIYTSSFIAEIIRSGIQSVPHGQEEAARSLGLPNPVTLRQVIIPQAMRVIIPPMTSQYLNIVKNSSLAAAIGYPDMVSLFAGTVLNQTGQAIETIAITMGVYLTISLTISLLMSIYNRKIRLIER from the coding sequence ATGTCCCAACGTCCCCGCGTAGAAAAGGATTTTTCATTAAGTAATCCTGCCACTCGCGCCTGGATCTATCAGATCATTGCTATTGTTATCGTGCTGGCAGCCTGTGGTTATCTGATCCATAACGTCATCACCAATCTTAACAGCCGTGGCATTACCTCGGGTTTCGCTTTTCTTGACCGTAAAGCCGGATTTGGCATTGTCCAGCATCTGATTGATGATGATGAAGGCGATACCTACGCAAGGGTCTTTCTTGTCGGCCTGACAAATACCTTACTGGTTTCGGTATTGTGTATCATTTTTGCCTCACTGCTTGGCTTTTTCATCGCCCTGGCTCGACTGTCAGATAACTGGTTATTGAAAAAAGCATCGGGGATCTATATTGAGATCTTCCGTAATATTCCACCGTTGCTGCAGATTTTCTTCTGGTACTTTGCTGTACTACGTAACTTGCCCGGCCCCAGAGAGGCAGCCGGGGCATTCGATGCCATTTTCATCAGTAACCGGGGGCTCTATCTCCCATGGCCGGAATATGTTCCAGGAACCTGGCCCACCGTGATCGCTGTTCTTCTTGCGCTGGCCGGGAGTGTTGCTGTATCACGCTTCAATCGACAGTATCAGTTAAAAACCGGAACCCACCGCCGAACATGGCCTATCGTGCTTGCGCTATTTATCGGGCTGCCCGGTCTTGCCTTGTGCTGTTTTGGTCCGGCGATGCATTGGAATATCCCCGCATTACGTGGTTTTAACTTTCGTGGGGGGGTGGTACTTATCCCTGAGCTGGCAGCGCTGACACTCGCCTTATCCATTTATACTTCTTCGTTTATTGCCGAAATTATTCGTTCTGGTATCCAGTCTGTACCACATGGTCAGGAAGAAGCAGCCCGATCTCTCGGACTACCCAATCCGGTAACGTTACGTCAGGTCATCATTCCTCAGGCAATGCGGGTGATCATTCCACCAATGACCAGTCAGTATCTGAATATCGTTAAAAACTCTTCACTGGCTGCCGCAATTGGCTACCCCGATATGGTTTCGCTGTTCGCAGGCACTGTACTCAATCAAACAGGACAGGCTATTGAAACTATTGCCATCACAATGGGAGTCTACCTGACGATTAGTTTAACCATCTCTCTGTTGATGAGCATTTATAACCGTAAAATCCGCCTGATAGAGCGCTAA
- the cah_1 gene encoding Carbonic anhydrase (ID:JIFNMEKO_00014;~source:Prodigal:2.6) encodes MPLHTIQITVNDGDDFILDNEKFILKQFHFHTPSENHIFDKSYPLEAHFVHANSDGEVAVIAVMFDIGKENSTLNTILQAVPEKVDDSQPLKKTIDLAPLFPEDKSYYRFSGSLTTPPCSEGLSWLVIKQPLTLSEKQLNKFTKILKHTNNRPIQPLRGRVIVE; translated from the coding sequence GTGCCACTACATACCATTCAGATTACCGTTAACGATGGCGATGACTTCATCCTGGATAATGAGAAGTTTATTCTTAAACAATTCCATTTCCATACGCCGAGTGAAAATCATATCTTCGATAAGTCCTACCCACTGGAAGCGCACTTTGTACATGCAAACAGCGATGGGGAAGTCGCCGTCATCGCTGTCATGTTTGATATTGGTAAAGAAAACAGTACGCTGAACACCATTCTCCAGGCTGTACCTGAAAAAGTAGATGACAGCCAGCCTCTGAAAAAAACTATCGACCTTGCTCCTTTATTTCCTGAAGATAAGAGCTACTACCGTTTCAGTGGTTCATTGACAACACCACCTTGCAGTGAAGGATTAAGTTGGCTGGTGATAAAACAGCCCCTTACTCTTTCCGAAAAACAGCTTAACAAATTCACGAAAATCCTGAAACACACGAATAACCGCCCCATTCAACCCTTACGTGGACGAGTGATCGTCGAGTAA
- the fis gene encoding DNA-binding protein Fis (ID:JIFNMEKO_00011;~source:Prodigal:2.6): protein MFEQRVNSDVLTVSTLNSQDQVTQKPLRDSVKQALKNYFAQLNGQDVSDLYELVLAEVEQPLLDMVMQYTRGNQTRAALMMGINRGTLRKKLKKYGMN from the coding sequence ATGTTCGAACAACGCGTAAATTCTGACGTACTGACCGTTTCCACTTTAAATTCACAAGATCAGGTCACACAAAAACCACTTCGTGATTCGGTAAAACAAGCACTGAAGAACTATTTTGCCCAACTAAACGGTCAGGATGTAAGTGACCTGTATGAGCTGGTACTGGCTGAAGTAGAACAGCCCCTGTTAGATATGGTAATGCAATATACCCGTGGAAATCAGACCCGAGCGGCGCTGATGATGGGTATAAATAGGGGTACATTGCGTAAGAAACTTAAAAAATATGGTATGAACTGA
- the dus_1 gene encoding putative tRNA-dihydrouridine synthase (ID:JIFNMEKO_00012;~source:Prodigal:2.6), producing MNAVDIPVTLKIRTGWDSDNRNCVEIAQLAERCGIQALTIHGRTRACLFNGDAEYDSIRTVKQHVTIPVIANGDITDPLIARAVLDYTGADALMIGRAAQGRPWIFREIQHYLDTGELLQPMPLAEVKHSLIGHLQALYSFYGCEKGYRIARKHVSRYLQEHAPNDQFRRTFNAIENTSEQLAALEAYFAKLT from the coding sequence GTGAATGCAGTAGATATTCCGGTCACTCTGAAGATACGGACTGGCTGGGATAGCGATAATCGCAATTGCGTAGAAATTGCCCAATTGGCTGAACGTTGTGGTATACAGGCACTCACCATTCATGGCCGCACACGTGCGTGTTTATTTAATGGTGATGCCGAATATGACAGTATTCGGACAGTTAAGCAGCATGTCACCATTCCTGTTATTGCGAACGGTGATATTACTGACCCGCTAATAGCCAGAGCTGTACTTGACTATACAGGAGCCGATGCTCTGATGATAGGAAGGGCCGCTCAGGGAAGACCTTGGATCTTTCGGGAAATCCAACATTATCTGGACACAGGGGAGTTGCTGCAACCCATGCCTCTGGCAGAGGTTAAGCACTCGCTTATCGGGCATTTGCAAGCGTTATACAGCTTTTATGGTTGTGAGAAAGGCTATCGCATTGCCCGTAAACACGTTTCCCGGTATCTCCAGGAACACGCCCCGAATGACCAGTTTCGGCGCACATTCAACGCCATTGAGAACACCAGCGAACAGCTGGCGGCGTTGGAGGCATACTTCGCAAAACTTACGTAA
- the dus_2 gene encoding tRNA-dihydrouridine(20/20a) synthase (ID:JIFNMEKO_00013;~source:Prodigal:2.6), whose product MRIGNYQLPNRLIAAPMAGVSDRPFRTLCYTMGAGMTVSEMLSSNPEVWASDKSRLRMVHSDEPGIRAVQIAGGDPEEMAEAARINAKSGAQLIDINMGCPAKKVNRKMAGSATVPGVSKIHPECRSECSRYSGHSEDTDWLG is encoded by the coding sequence ATGCGCATCGGGAATTACCAGCTGCCTAATCGATTAATTGCCGCACCGATGGCCGGCGTTTCCGACCGCCCCTTTCGAACGCTGTGTTACACGATGGGGGCAGGCATGACAGTTTCTGAGATGCTGTCATCCAACCCGGAAGTTTGGGCAAGCGACAAATCCCGGCTTCGTATGGTGCACAGTGATGAGCCAGGTATCCGGGCAGTACAAATTGCCGGGGGTGACCCTGAAGAAATGGCCGAAGCAGCCCGCATTAACGCAAAATCAGGTGCCCAGCTGATTGATATCAATATGGGATGTCCTGCTAAAAAAGTGAATCGTAAAATGGCAGGCTCTGCTACGGTACCCGGAGTTAGTAAAATCCATCCTGAGTGCCGTAGTGAATGCAGTAGATATTCCGGTCACTCTGAAGATACGGACTGGCTGGGATAG
- the lpxP gene encoding Lipid A biosynthesis palmitoleoyltransferase (ID:JIFNMEKO_00010;~source:Prodigal:2.6): protein MKIAPSFHIALLHPRYWITWLGLGVLFLLVQLPFPVLQVTGKWLGRTSRHLLKRRMSITRRNLQLCFPDITEAQLEERIIKNFESLGMGLLETGMAWFWSDRRVKRWFSVSGLDNLAKAQKNGKGVLIIGVHFMSLELGGRAMGLCQPMMAMYRPHNNKLMEWVQTKGRMRSNKAMINRRDLRGMVQALRHGEAVWFAPDQDYGPKGSVFAPLFAVPRAATTSGTWMLARMARPAMITVVLIRKESGAGYELIIQPELKDYPIDNEEAAAAYMNKVIETEILRAPNQYLWLHRRFKTRPAGEHSLY from the coding sequence ATGAAAATCGCCCCTTCCTTTCATATTGCTCTGCTTCATCCACGTTATTGGATTACATGGCTTGGCTTAGGTGTGCTTTTTTTGCTGGTGCAGCTACCTTTTCCTGTATTGCAAGTGACAGGAAAATGGTTAGGAAGAACCTCTCGTCACCTCCTCAAACGTCGCATGTCTATCACACGTCGTAATCTGCAGCTCTGTTTTCCTGATATCACTGAAGCACAGCTGGAAGAACGTATTATCAAGAATTTTGAGTCCCTCGGTATGGGCCTGCTGGAGACGGGTATGGCCTGGTTTTGGTCAGATCGTCGCGTAAAACGCTGGTTCTCCGTCAGTGGACTAGACAATCTGGCTAAAGCGCAAAAGAATGGTAAAGGTGTGCTGATTATCGGCGTACACTTTATGTCACTCGAATTAGGTGGCCGGGCAATGGGACTTTGTCAACCGATGATGGCAATGTATCGGCCGCACAATAATAAGTTGATGGAATGGGTTCAGACAAAAGGACGTATGCGTTCCAACAAAGCAATGATAAATCGCCGTGATTTACGCGGCATGGTGCAAGCACTGCGCCATGGCGAAGCGGTATGGTTTGCTCCGGATCAGGATTACGGCCCCAAAGGTAGTGTCTTTGCCCCCCTGTTTGCTGTACCTCGCGCCGCAACCACCAGTGGTACATGGATGCTTGCACGCATGGCAAGGCCAGCCATGATTACCGTGGTTCTGATCCGTAAGGAATCAGGCGCTGGCTACGAGCTCATTATTCAGCCTGAGCTCAAAGATTATCCGATCGATAATGAAGAGGCGGCCGCGGCTTATATGAATAAGGTGATCGAAACAGAGATCCTGCGAGCACCTAATCAATACCTCTGGCTGCATCGCCGTTTTAAAACGCGTCCCGCGGGTGAGCACTCGCTGTACTGA
- the glnQ_1 gene encoding Glutamine transport ATP-binding protein GlnQ (ID:JIFNMEKO_00006;~source:Prodigal:2.6) has translation MAQHLAQSEDTMMITFDNVNKWYGQFHVLKDINLQVNARERIVLCGPSGSGKSTTIRCINHLEAYQQGRIMVDGIHLNEDLRNIERVRTEVGMVFQHFNLFPHLTVLQNCTLAPIWVRKTPKKEAEQLAMHYLERVRIAEHAHKFPGQLSGGQQQRVAIARSLCMKPKIMLFDEPTSALDPEMVKEVLDTMITLAEDGMTMLCVTHEMGFARTVADRVIFMDRGEIVEEAPPESFFSNPQSERTQAFLSQVIH, from the coding sequence ATGGCACAACATTTAGCACAATCCGAAGATACCATGATGATTACCTTCGATAACGTCAATAAGTGGTACGGTCAGTTCCATGTATTAAAAGATATCAATCTGCAGGTAAATGCACGTGAACGTATCGTACTGTGCGGCCCGTCAGGTTCTGGCAAATCGACCACTATCCGCTGCATCAATCATCTTGAAGCCTACCAGCAGGGTCGTATCATGGTAGATGGTATCCATCTCAATGAAGACCTGCGTAATATTGAGCGCGTACGAACAGAAGTCGGGATGGTTTTTCAGCATTTTAACCTCTTCCCGCATCTGACGGTGTTGCAGAATTGTACCCTTGCACCAATCTGGGTACGTAAAACACCAAAGAAAGAAGCAGAGCAGCTGGCAATGCACTATCTTGAACGCGTACGAATCGCCGAGCACGCGCATAAGTTTCCCGGGCAGCTTTCAGGCGGGCAGCAGCAGCGAGTCGCTATTGCACGCTCACTGTGTATGAAACCAAAAATTATGTTGTTTGATGAGCCGACTTCGGCGCTGGATCCAGAGATGGTGAAGGAGGTACTTGATACCATGATCACGCTGGCAGAGGATGGTATGACCATGTTATGTGTCACACATGAAATGGGATTTGCACGAACAGTCGCGGACAGGGTGATCTTTATGGATCGTGGAGAAATTGTCGAAGAAGCACCACCAGAAAGTTTCTTTTCAAATCCTCAATCAGAACGCACGCAGGCATTCCTTTCCCAGGTCATCCACTAA